Proteins encoded within one genomic window of Acidiferrobacter thiooxydans:
- the thrC gene encoding threonine synthase produces the protein MSRYTGIIARYRDWLPIADDSRIITLGEGDTPLIRLDRLTRTTGRTAALYVKFEGLNPTGSFKDRGMCFAVTKACEAGSRAVICASTGNTSASAAAYAARAGISAFVLIPEGKIALGKLSQAMIHGAVVVQIQGNFDAGMRLVKEIAEATPITLVNSVNPYRLQGQKTAAFEVVDALGFAPHYHYLPVGNAGNISAHWLGYRDYAREGRCAIPKLVGYQAAGAAPFVAGRMVDEPETVATAIRIGHPQSWALAQSAREATGGWFGAIDDAEILATQKLMAREEGIFCEPASAVSVAGALRDLRAGRIEEGTTVVCTVTGHGLKDPDVAIRQGGASELVTIPPTLAAVRSVILDRSS, from the coding sequence ATGAGTCGTTATACCGGTATCATCGCGCGTTACCGTGACTGGCTTCCGATCGCAGACGACAGCCGCATCATTACCCTGGGCGAAGGCGATACACCGCTCATCCGGCTGGATCGACTGACGCGCACCACGGGACGGACCGCGGCCCTGTATGTGAAGTTCGAGGGCCTGAACCCCACCGGATCCTTCAAGGACCGTGGCATGTGTTTTGCCGTGACCAAGGCCTGCGAAGCCGGCTCGCGCGCCGTGATCTGCGCCTCCACCGGCAATACCTCGGCATCGGCCGCGGCCTATGCGGCGCGCGCCGGGATCAGCGCCTTTGTTCTGATCCCGGAGGGCAAGATCGCGCTTGGCAAGCTAAGTCAGGCCATGATCCATGGCGCGGTGGTGGTGCAGATCCAGGGAAATTTCGACGCCGGTATGCGGCTTGTGAAGGAGATCGCCGAGGCGACACCCATCACGCTCGTGAATTCCGTGAATCCTTACCGGCTGCAGGGGCAGAAGACCGCGGCCTTCGAGGTCGTCGATGCCCTGGGATTTGCGCCGCACTACCATTATCTGCCGGTCGGCAATGCCGGCAATATCAGCGCCCATTGGCTGGGATACCGGGACTATGCCCGGGAAGGGCGTTGCGCGATCCCAAAACTCGTGGGCTATCAGGCGGCGGGCGCCGCGCCGTTCGTCGCGGGTCGCATGGTCGATGAACCGGAGACCGTGGCCACCGCCATCCGGATCGGCCATCCACAATCGTGGGCGCTCGCGCAATCGGCGCGCGAGGCCACGGGCGGCTGGTTCGGGGCGATCGACGATGCCGAGATCCTCGCGACGCAGAAACTCATGGCGCGCGAGGAGGGGATATTCTGCGAGCCGGCCTCGGCGGTGTCGGTGGCGGGGGCCTTGCGCGATTTGCGCGCCGGACGCATCGAGGAGGGCACGACCGTGGTGTGCACGGTCACCGGCCACGGCCTGAAGGACCCCGACGTTGCCATCCGTCAAGGGGGGGCGAGTGAACTCGTGACCATCCCTCCGACGCTCGCGGCGGTGCGCTCCGTGATTCTCGATCGTTCGTCCTAG
- a CDS encoding homoserine dehydrogenase has translation MKAVRVGLLGFGVVGGGTVAVLTRNAHEIARRAGRGIEIVKILTRDPGKRRAQAVPEGLITTDAAMILDDPTIEVVVETMGGIEPARSYILAAIAKGKHVVTANKALIATAGNEIFAAARARGVVVAFEAAVAGGIPIIKAIREGLAGNRIRGVAGIINGTCNYILTEMREHGTEFATALAQAQELGYAEADPHFDVDGIDAAHKLTILAAIAFGIPLAFAQVHIEGIRDLESADIAYAAELGYRVKHIGIARRVSDGIELRVHPVLIPHKRLIANVDGVMNAILVSGDAVGSTLFYGPGAGAEPTGSAVVADIIDVVRTLTTDPELRVPHLAFQPDALSDGPILGMADVTTACYLRCEAEDRPGVLADITRILADLGISIEAILQKPPEPGAHTVPVILLTHGVREAQIDEAIARIAALSAVTGKIRRLRVESFA, from the coding sequence GTGAAGGCGGTCCGTGTCGGCCTTTTGGGGTTCGGGGTCGTGGGCGGCGGCACGGTCGCGGTATTGACGCGCAACGCCCATGAGATCGCGCGCCGTGCTGGGCGCGGCATAGAGATCGTGAAGATCCTGACGCGCGACCCGGGCAAGCGCCGCGCGCAGGCGGTGCCCGAGGGGCTCATCACCACGGATGCCGCCATGATCCTGGACGACCCGACCATAGAGGTCGTGGTCGAGACCATGGGCGGCATCGAGCCGGCCCGTTCCTACATCCTGGCGGCCATTGCCAAGGGTAAGCATGTCGTCACCGCCAACAAGGCCTTGATTGCCACCGCCGGCAACGAGATCTTCGCGGCCGCGCGCGCACGGGGTGTGGTGGTGGCCTTTGAGGCAGCGGTGGCCGGTGGGATCCCGATCATAAAGGCGATCCGCGAGGGGCTCGCCGGCAACCGTATCCGCGGGGTCGCCGGCATCATCAACGGGACCTGCAACTATATCCTGACCGAGATGCGCGAACATGGCACCGAATTCGCCACAGCACTGGCGCAGGCCCAGGAGCTCGGTTACGCGGAGGCTGATCCTCATTTCGATGTCGACGGAATCGATGCCGCGCATAAGCTTACCATCCTCGCTGCCATCGCTTTTGGTATACCGCTTGCGTTTGCGCAGGTGCATATCGAAGGCATACGCGATCTCGAATCCGCGGACATCGCCTATGCCGCCGAGCTCGGGTATCGCGTCAAACATATCGGGATCGCGCGGCGCGTGTCAGACGGCATAGAGCTGCGCGTTCATCCGGTATTGATCCCTCACAAGCGGCTCATCGCCAACGTCGACGGGGTCATGAATGCCATCCTGGTGTCCGGCGATGCCGTGGGCTCGACTCTATTCTACGGCCCGGGGGCCGGCGCCGAACCGACGGGATCGGCGGTGGTCGCCGATATCATTGATGTGGTGCGCACGCTCACGACCGATCCCGAGCTGCGCGTACCGCATCTTGCCTTTCAGCCCGACGCGTTGTCGGATGGCCCGATATTGGGCATGGCGGATGTGACCACCGCCTGCTATTTGCGTTGCGAGGCCGAGGATCGGCCCGGTGTGCTTGCCGACATCACGCGCATACTGGCCGATCTTGGCATCAGCATCGAGGCGATCCTGCAAAAGCCCCCTGAGCCTGGCGCCCATACCGTGCCGGTGATCCTCCTGACTCACGGTGTACGCGAAGCCCAGATCGACGAGGCCATTGCGCGCATTGCGGCATTGTCTGCGGTCACCGGCAAGATCCGGCGCCTGCGCGTCGAATCATTCGCATAG